The following coding sequences lie in one Myxococcales bacterium genomic window:
- a CDS encoding purine-nucleoside phosphorylase: MPRREPTLPITQQLTLASSEITKQCDIIPRVAMVLGSGLGAFGEEVQDRIVLPYSAISGMPLPRVQGHAGQLALGHIGQVPIVIMEGRAHMYEGYSAQESVFGIRLMLRLGAQYLIVTNAAGGISELFAPGDLMLISDHINLTGQNCLCGPNDENLGPRFPDMTSAYDPELNALAERIAVEQGQRLRKGVYAGVLGPCYETPAEIRMLQRIGAHAVGMSTVQEVIAARHMGARIMGISCITNMAAGISEAPLSHGEVRDTADRISGRFAALLNQVIAKLH; this comes from the coding sequence ATGCCTCGACGAGAACCTACACTTCCCATCACCCAGCAGCTCACCCTGGCAAGCAGCGAGATCACCAAACAGTGCGATATTATTCCTAGAGTGGCGATGGTTCTCGGTTCTGGATTGGGCGCCTTTGGGGAAGAGGTGCAAGACCGCATAGTGCTTCCCTATTCCGCCATTTCGGGGATGCCGCTTCCTCGGGTGCAGGGGCACGCGGGACAGCTTGCGCTTGGGCACATCGGCCAAGTCCCAATCGTGATTATGGAAGGTCGTGCCCACATGTACGAAGGGTATTCAGCTCAAGAATCCGTATTCGGCATCCGATTGATGCTGCGCCTTGGGGCGCAATATCTGATCGTCACCAACGCTGCAGGCGGCATCAGTGAATTATTCGCGCCCGGTGACTTAATGCTCATCTCGGATCATATCAATCTGACCGGCCAAAACTGCTTATGTGGTCCTAACGACGAAAATCTTGGTCCTCGGTTTCCTGACATGACCAGCGCGTATGACCCTGAACTCAACGCGCTGGCTGAACGAATCGCCGTAGAACAGGGACAGCGTTTACGCAAGGGCGTTTATGCCGGGGTGCTTGGACCTTGCTATGAAACGCCCGCAGAGATCCGCATGTTACAGAGGATCGGCGCGCATGCGGTTGGCATGAGCACGGTTCAAGAAGTCATCGCGGCGCGTCACATGGGAGCACGAATAATGGGAATTTCTTGCATCACCAATATGGCCGCCGGCATCAGCGAGGCGCCCCTTTCGCATGGAGAGGTACGCGATACCGCCGACCGGATTTCGGGGCGCTTTGCGGCACTCCTAAATCAGGTGATCGCAAAATTGCACTAG
- a CDS encoding sigma-70 family RNA polymerase sigma factor — translation MKVRHGRSGTATSLNEPDSLASTSHDESAATPIERPRVDIDADLVERAKKGDMAAFEQLYKRHSARTYAVAVAMLRHPEDAMDVVQEAFINAHKHLHKFEGASNFYTWLYRIVVNRAIDHIRRRGRTRTVNFEDHAQVHPASIHEAAPATLGTIAEERPQERLDQDELRTQLERAMEVLSESHRAVIVLREIEGMGYEQIAQTLKVPKGTVMSRLFHARRKLQVALGPYLEVET, via the coding sequence ATGAAAGTACGTCACGGACGCTCAGGGACAGCCACATCATTGAATGAACCGGATTCCTTGGCGTCCACATCCCATGATGAGTCTGCTGCTACCCCCATTGAGCGTCCGCGGGTGGATATTGATGCGGACCTCGTCGAGCGCGCCAAAAAGGGAGATATGGCTGCCTTCGAGCAGCTCTATAAGCGCCATAGTGCGCGCACGTATGCGGTGGCGGTGGCGATGCTGAGGCATCCTGAAGACGCCATGGATGTGGTGCAGGAGGCTTTTATCAATGCTCACAAGCACTTGCACAAATTTGAAGGTGCATCAAATTTTTACACGTGGCTTTATCGAATCGTGGTCAATAGGGCCATCGATCACATCCGGCGCAGAGGCAGGACGCGCACGGTCAACTTCGAGGACCATGCACAAGTCCATCCCGCGAGCATCCACGAAGCAGCCCCGGCGACTCTTGGCACCATCGCCGAGGAACGCCCCCAAGAGCGATTGGACCAAGATGAACTTCGCACGCAACTCGAGCGCGCGATGGAAGTATTGTCCGAGTCCCACCGCGCCGTCATCGTATTGCGAGAGATTGAGGGTATGGGCTACGAGCAAATCGCCCAGACCCTGAAGGTCCCAAAGGGGACGGTTATGAGCCGGCTCTTCCATGCGCGACGCAAGCTTCAGGTGGCGTTGGGCCCCTACCTTGAGGTGGAGACGTGA
- a CDS encoding UvrD-helicase domain-containing protein yields MAVDLTALNPPQQQAVMHESGPLVVFAGAGSGKTRVITHRIAQLIANQGIPPWHILAVTFTNKAALEMRHRVAQLLHEPEERLWIGTFHAICAKLLRLYSPHTEVFRNFVIYDDADQRTLITRVLRDLQLDERRFVPRQMAAQINQAKQEMIGPEQYQAGDYYTDAVLKVYTRYEEHLTRARALDFGDLIYRCVLALENNSQLRSELQRRFLHVLVDEFQDTNRAQFRFVQALASGHRNVCVVGDDDQSIYRWRGADRRNILDFSRVFDDARVVKLEQNYRSTQRILRAADAVISRCLDREPKTLWTENDEGAEIALIRCMDERDEARVLIQGIRQLQNQGRGLSDIAVFYRIHAQSRVIEEGLRAANIPYVIVGGMRFYERAEIKDMLAFLRVISNPNDDVSLLRIVNIPPRGIGKTSIEHLLDFATQHKLPLWDVLARLGDIDTLTSLARRKLADFRQLITELLELHQKDPSPLRLANEIVERTGYTKRLREEDNAEADARLQNIQEFLGSMLDFEQDAEHPTLDAFLELVTLQTSDNKTDAPSQLTLMTVHAAKGLEFPVVMVAGMEEGLFPYKGIDPADDSEALEEERRLAYVAFTRAREQLWLTYAVARRVFGQTRAGLLSRFVEEVPSQDLHVSGSATLKSASKGWMDFQRPRSSGARNESYVDRSEGDLGDNEQWRGSMVQHAKFGVGRVINMTQGSPPTVTVVFPGWGQKKIASTYLQPV; encoded by the coding sequence ATGGCTGTAGACCTAACCGCGCTCAATCCTCCGCAACAGCAGGCCGTGATGCACGAAAGTGGCCCGCTGGTGGTATTTGCCGGCGCAGGCAGCGGCAAAACTCGGGTCATCACCCATCGTATCGCTCAGCTTATCGCCAACCAAGGGATTCCTCCCTGGCACATTCTTGCGGTCACGTTCACGAATAAGGCGGCTTTGGAAATGCGCCACAGGGTGGCCCAACTGTTACATGAGCCAGAGGAGCGCCTTTGGATAGGCACTTTTCATGCGATTTGCGCAAAACTGCTGCGCTTGTACTCACCGCATACCGAGGTCTTTCGCAACTTCGTCATCTATGATGACGCCGATCAGCGCACGTTGATCACACGCGTCTTGCGAGACCTTCAGCTGGACGAGCGACGCTTTGTGCCACGGCAAATGGCTGCGCAAATCAACCAAGCCAAACAAGAGATGATCGGACCCGAGCAATACCAAGCCGGGGACTACTACACCGACGCTGTCCTTAAAGTATATACCAGGTATGAAGAGCATCTAACTCGCGCTCGCGCTCTAGATTTTGGAGACCTGATCTATCGTTGTGTGCTCGCGCTTGAGAACAACTCGCAGCTGCGCAGCGAACTTCAACGGCGGTTTTTGCACGTACTGGTAGACGAATTTCAAGATACCAATCGCGCACAATTTAGATTTGTACAAGCGCTTGCGAGCGGCCATCGCAACGTATGCGTTGTGGGTGACGACGATCAAAGTATTTACCGATGGCGCGGAGCCGATCGACGAAATATTTTGGATTTCTCACGTGTTTTCGACGATGCGCGGGTGGTGAAACTGGAACAAAACTATCGATCGACGCAACGCATTTTGCGCGCCGCGGATGCTGTCATATCCAGATGCCTCGACCGAGAACCCAAGACGCTTTGGACCGAGAATGATGAAGGGGCTGAGATCGCCCTTATCCGCTGTATGGATGAGCGCGATGAGGCGCGGGTTCTTATCCAGGGCATTCGGCAGCTTCAGAACCAAGGACGCGGCCTTTCCGATATCGCAGTGTTTTATCGCATTCATGCGCAGTCGCGGGTGATTGAAGAAGGCCTGCGCGCGGCCAATATTCCTTACGTCATTGTCGGGGGCATGAGATTTTATGAGCGAGCAGAGATTAAGGACATGTTGGCGTTTTTGCGAGTGATATCCAATCCGAACGACGACGTCAGCCTGCTCAGGATCGTGAATATCCCGCCGCGTGGCATCGGGAAAACTTCAATCGAGCATCTGCTCGACTTTGCCACCCAACACAAGCTGCCCCTATGGGATGTACTTGCGCGCCTGGGAGATATAGACACGCTGACCTCTTTAGCACGTCGCAAACTGGCAGACTTCAGACAGTTGATCACGGAGCTGCTTGAGCTACATCAGAAAGATCCCAGTCCGTTGCGGCTCGCGAACGAGATCGTAGAGCGAACAGGCTATACAAAACGACTGCGTGAAGAGGACAATGCAGAAGCCGATGCCCGCCTTCAAAACATCCAGGAGTTTTTGGGTTCTATGTTGGATTTCGAGCAAGATGCGGAACATCCCACGCTCGATGCGTTCTTGGAACTGGTCACGCTGCAGACGAGCGACAACAAAACCGATGCCCCAAGCCAGCTGACCTTGATGACCGTCCATGCTGCCAAGGGGCTGGAGTTTCCCGTGGTGATGGTCGCTGGCATGGAAGAGGGGCTTTTCCCCTATAAAGGGATCGACCCCGCAGACGATAGTGAAGCATTGGAAGAGGAGCGCCGGTTGGCCTATGTCGCATTTACGAGGGCAAGAGAGCAGCTCTGGTTGACCTACGCCGTAGCGCGCCGAGTGTTTGGGCAGACGCGGGCAGGGCTTCTGTCCCGTTTTGTGGAAGAAGTTCCCAGCCAAGATCTGCACGTCTCAGGCTCAGCCACCCTCAAGAGCGCAAGCAAAGGATGGATGGACTTTCAAAGGCCGCGCTCCTCAGGGGCACGCAATGAGAGCTATGTCGATCGCAGTGAGGGTGATTTGGGCGATAACGAACAATGGCGTGGTTCCATGGTCCAACACGCCAAATTTGGCGTAGGCCGAGTAATTAACATGACACAAGGGTCGCCTCCAACCGTCACGGTAGTATTCCCTGGCTGGGGGCAAAAGAAAATCGCCTCCACTTATCTTCAGCCTGTCTGA
- a CDS encoding chlorite dismutase family protein — MERPRRDTKPDVRPHKVDVLEHGAAIGGEPQSMDRRLFMQLSVYRAAPSLEPKAALSLLRGQLEAIGALAVLYRDVHDPRSIGLLTWHTLAARLVELNQALFSTPGTEALTLRPEFSMFGRTYSSGFEPDLHYWLIDRPQQTVLNSEWPWAIWYPLKRKGSFEQLAPEEQRAVLGEHARLGKTYGEQDLAHDVRLVCHGLDQHDNDFVIGLTGKELQPLSHVVQAMRKTRQTSEFIQSMGPFFLGYTEWRNAGRPPSD; from the coding sequence ATGGAACGACCTCGACGCGACACCAAGCCCGATGTGCGACCGCACAAAGTGGATGTTCTCGAACACGGTGCGGCTATCGGCGGGGAACCTCAGAGCATGGATCGCCGTCTCTTTATGCAGCTCTCTGTTTATCGCGCCGCACCATCCCTAGAGCCCAAAGCGGCGTTGTCACTCTTGCGTGGGCAGCTTGAAGCCATCGGAGCTCTGGCGGTGCTGTATCGAGACGTGCACGATCCCCGCTCCATTGGGCTTCTTACCTGGCATACGCTAGCGGCGCGCCTCGTGGAACTTAATCAAGCGCTGTTTTCCACACCCGGCACAGAAGCGCTCACCTTGAGGCCAGAGTTCAGCATGTTCGGACGAACGTACAGCAGCGGCTTTGAGCCAGATCTGCATTACTGGCTCATTGATCGTCCGCAACAGACGGTCCTCAACTCCGAATGGCCCTGGGCCATATGGTATCCGCTCAAACGGAAAGGCAGCTTCGAGCAGCTTGCCCCCGAAGAGCAGCGGGCAGTGCTCGGGGAGCACGCCCGGCTAGGTAAGACTTACGGTGAGCAAGACCTGGCTCACGACGTGCGTTTGGTGTGTCATGGTCTAGATCAGCACGACAACGACTTTGTCATCGGCCTGACGGGCAAGGAGCTACAACCTCTTTCGCATGTGGTGCAGGCCATGCGTAAAACCCGACAGACGTCGGAATTCATTCAGTCCATGGGGCCGTTCTTCTTGGGCTATACCGAATGGCGAAACGCCGGTAGGCCACCTTCCGACTGA
- a CDS encoding glycosyltransferase family 39 protein — MSHQPHFAGTLWLGIVALWLTVLGLLDGLALGKEDTSPAVPLLRRPSAKVGTGGWVFVIASLVLLPTLGAFGLSDPWETHYGEVAREILARDDWISLWWAQDNWFWSKPILIFWLEALSMGLLGVNIHPGGNPAHPEWAIRFPHYVLAIAALLSVYLLVARVWSKRTGVLCALVLLSSPYFFLISHQAITDLPLVTLMTISVCLLTMGLTESHHEKVRMYRVGPWRLSGQHMLIGAVSFLVLPQILYLASRNITLGASGFGFHTDTFLYGSAGNSGLPGNPVHQIMQPVYRAWAYQPIAQAFYWLLAFAILVWRLTKVRDNQSLYMYGFYLCCALGLMAKGLPGVLLPGLISLFYLLVARRWSLLLDGRLRIASGALLVMVCGLPWYVAMHIRHGSGFLDRILVHDHLNRLASGVHGDTGTIQYFIEQLGVGLFPWVAFVPAAIGYAIIRVGRLERAAAPRARLQDHVLLVWGLWLVCGFVLFSAMVTKFHHYAFPVVPPAAFLTGITVDRLLAKESVPWKRRDWLALGVLGVGCILCVTAVSGWFGQVRGAIPVSIPVEERGDYVLLHAWNPWIVAGVLILALVCFVIAYKQLRALSTSTSETPLTHIAALIVGAVLLAFVGRDLSWITDSRPAGYERLMWLFIYRYERPWPTQFDYRPILTGFSIVLVSALGLALFKKLRSVALYGFVGVALCFAVWSLDVYLIDVGAHWTQRNLIKRYYALRKGPEEPIVSWQMNWKGETFYTGNRLPAFLDARNKDVEKWFATHQDRRVFVVLEPSRLGSFKRMIRRPVMEHSTLDDCNKFLLVSVDGAQRPMPTS; from the coding sequence ATGTCACATCAACCCCATTTCGCGGGTACGTTGTGGCTTGGAATAGTGGCCCTATGGCTCACAGTGCTCGGGCTCCTCGACGGGTTGGCACTCGGGAAGGAAGATACTTCCCCTGCAGTGCCGCTGTTGAGGCGGCCAAGCGCGAAGGTTGGCACAGGTGGCTGGGTATTCGTGATCGCCTCTTTGGTGTTACTTCCTACCCTCGGCGCCTTCGGACTGAGCGATCCTTGGGAGACCCATTATGGAGAGGTGGCCCGTGAAATTCTCGCGCGGGATGATTGGATCAGCCTGTGGTGGGCGCAGGACAACTGGTTTTGGTCGAAGCCGATTTTAATATTTTGGCTCGAAGCGCTGAGCATGGGCCTGTTGGGCGTCAACATACATCCCGGCGGCAACCCTGCCCATCCAGAATGGGCCATCCGATTCCCGCACTATGTGTTAGCGATCGCAGCGTTGCTCTCGGTGTATCTTCTTGTGGCTCGAGTCTGGAGCAAACGCACGGGCGTGCTCTGCGCGCTGGTGCTTCTGAGCAGTCCCTATTTTTTCCTTATCTCACACCAAGCCATTACAGATTTGCCGCTTGTTACGCTGATGACAATCTCGGTGTGCCTGCTCACGATGGGACTGACGGAAAGCCATCACGAAAAGGTGCGGATGTATCGCGTTGGACCCTGGCGACTCTCCGGTCAACATATGTTGATAGGCGCAGTGTCGTTTTTAGTGCTGCCGCAGATTTTGTATTTGGCAAGCCGCAATATCACCCTCGGCGCAAGCGGGTTTGGATTTCACACAGACACCTTCCTCTACGGTTCGGCCGGTAACAGTGGGCTCCCGGGAAACCCCGTCCACCAAATCATGCAGCCCGTCTATCGTGCATGGGCGTACCAACCGATCGCGCAAGCATTCTATTGGCTTTTGGCATTTGCGATCCTCGTTTGGCGTCTCACAAAAGTTCGCGATAACCAATCCTTGTACATGTATGGATTTTATCTGTGCTGCGCACTCGGACTGATGGCCAAGGGACTGCCCGGCGTCCTTTTGCCCGGCCTAATCTCGCTGTTCTATCTCCTCGTCGCCAGGCGTTGGTCACTACTCCTCGATGGTCGCCTGCGTATTGCATCTGGTGCGCTATTGGTGATGGTGTGCGGCCTACCTTGGTATGTCGCGATGCATATCCGACATGGAAGTGGGTTCTTAGACCGGATTCTCGTACACGACCATCTGAATCGCTTGGCGTCGGGGGTTCACGGCGATACCGGAACCATACAGTACTTCATCGAGCAACTTGGCGTCGGTCTCTTTCCATGGGTGGCGTTTGTGCCTGCCGCCATCGGCTACGCCATCATCCGCGTAGGCCGCCTAGAGCGAGCGGCGGCACCTAGGGCACGTTTGCAGGATCATGTTCTTTTAGTGTGGGGGCTCTGGCTTGTCTGTGGTTTTGTACTTTTCAGCGCCATGGTCACCAAATTTCACCACTATGCTTTTCCGGTCGTACCGCCGGCGGCGTTCCTCACGGGCATTACCGTGGATCGTCTGCTGGCCAAGGAATCTGTTCCCTGGAAGCGACGTGACTGGCTGGCGCTTGGCGTCCTCGGCGTGGGCTGTATTCTCTGTGTGACTGCGGTTTCAGGCTGGTTTGGCCAGGTGCGCGGCGCGATTCCGGTTAGTATTCCTGTCGAGGAGCGCGGCGACTATGTACTGCTCCATGCCTGGAACCCCTGGATTGTCGCCGGGGTACTTATTCTGGCGCTTGTGTGTTTTGTTATAGCCTATAAGCAACTTAGGGCCCTCTCGACCTCCACGAGCGAAACGCCCCTCACCCATATTGCAGCCCTCATCGTCGGCGCGGTGCTGCTCGCGTTCGTGGGCCGAGACCTGTCGTGGATCACCGATAGCAGGCCTGCAGGGTATGAGCGCCTCATGTGGCTTTTTATTTATCGCTATGAGCGTCCTTGGCCGACGCAGTTTGATTATCGGCCAATCCTGACAGGCTTTTCTATTGTTTTGGTTTCTGCTTTGGGATTGGCGCTTTTTAAAAAGCTCCGGTCCGTGGCGCTCTACGGGTTTGTGGGAGTCGCACTATGCTTCGCGGTTTGGTCACTCGATGTGTATTTAATCGATGTGGGTGCCCATTGGACCCAACGCAACTTGATCAAGCGATATTATGCACTAAGGAAGGGCCCCGAAGAACCCATCGTTTCATGGCAAATGAACTGGAAGGGTGAGACGTTTTACACCGGTAACCGTCTTCCCGCCTTTTTAGATGCACGCAATAAGGACGTGGAGAAATGGTTTGCGACGCATCAAGACCGACGAGTTTTTGTCGTGCTTGAACCAAGTCGGTTAGGCAGCTTCAAGCGCATGATTAGGCGTCCGGTAATGGAACACTCAACCCTCGATGACTGTAACAAATTCCTTTTGGTCTCAGTCGATGGCGCTCAGCGCCCGATGCCGACCTCGTAA
- a CDS encoding type II secretion system protein, whose product MNSQAGFTLTELLIVIALITTSAALAAPAIGAAMSERRVTQAQLDVLRVARRARSEALAVGRAHLIRFTTASSPGDHGRMRLYRGTTSSCGGTDWATVTGAAECIAPECIDDVNLGDSDYRASATHFVHMRGSPDNALIDLCYTSSGMMWHRVSAAAPFSDQNNTNGVAGGYTFSLQSKRGGSAQGVQRWVVFPLGGTPRTRI is encoded by the coding sequence ATGAACTCCCAAGCGGGCTTTACCCTCACTGAACTGTTGATCGTGATTGCGTTAATCACCACAAGCGCGGCCCTTGCAGCGCCAGCCATTGGGGCGGCCATGTCGGAGCGGCGTGTGACGCAAGCCCAGCTTGATGTGTTGCGTGTGGCGCGCCGCGCTCGCTCGGAGGCGCTAGCGGTGGGCCGAGCCCACTTGATTCGATTCACAACGGCTTCCTCTCCCGGCGATCACGGACGGATGCGCTTGTATCGGGGAACAACAAGCAGTTGCGGAGGCACCGACTGGGCGACTGTCACCGGCGCCGCAGAATGCATCGCGCCTGAATGCATCGACGATGTCAACTTGGGTGATTCTGATTATCGCGCCTCAGCGACCCATTTTGTGCACATGCGAGGCTCCCCGGATAATGCGCTGATTGACCTTTGCTACACAAGCTCAGGCATGATGTGGCACCGGGTAAGCGCCGCTGCGCCTTTTTCGGACCAAAACAACACCAACGGCGTGGCGGGAGGGTATACCTTTTCCTTACAGAGCAAGCGCGGAGGTAGCGCACAAGGCGTTCAACGTTGGGTGGTTTTCCCTCTAGGTGGCACTCCGAGGACACGCATATGA
- a CDS encoding prepilin-type N-terminal cleavage/methylation domain-containing protein, with product MTTQPHPHAHSRSRHGYTLVEVMMAMGIMAMGGVGIMGLHQASTKANLEARQISMANNVMRTWMERLKRDALLWTQGGDSAATANLGPTAYLSQQGAGWFVPDPNDAAESHAFDHFGRDTSVAATMRYCTNLRVVWVVPGLAVRTDVRVWWVKRGVDAAAFAGCADGTDPNTLTANANLHFVSASNVVRWNSLL from the coding sequence ATGACGACTCAGCCGCATCCACATGCACACTCTAGGTCGAGACATGGCTATACGCTGGTTGAGGTTATGATGGCCATGGGCATCATGGCGATGGGCGGCGTAGGCATTATGGGATTACATCAAGCCTCTACCAAGGCCAATCTCGAGGCACGACAAATCTCCATGGCCAACAATGTTATGCGCACCTGGATGGAGCGCTTGAAGCGAGATGCGCTTCTTTGGACACAAGGAGGCGATAGTGCCGCGACCGCCAATCTTGGCCCCACCGCATACTTGTCTCAGCAGGGAGCGGGATGGTTCGTGCCAGATCCCAACGATGCTGCGGAGTCCCACGCATTTGACCATTTTGGCCGAGACACCAGCGTGGCAGCTACCATGCGCTACTGCACCAATCTGCGCGTTGTTTGGGTAGTACCGGGTCTCGCTGTACGCACGGATGTTCGAGTGTGGTGGGTCAAGCGCGGGGTCGATGCCGCCGCATTTGCAGGATGCGCGGATGGGACTGATCCGAATACTTTGACAGCCAACGCAAATCTGCACTTTGTATCCGCATCGAACGTCGTAAGATGGAACTCTTTGTTATGA
- a CDS encoding prepilin-type N-terminal cleavage/methylation domain-containing protein, whose amino-acid sequence MTTKRANGFSLLELMVALTLSATVISSVYFISSSSAKHFQEQQRIAQTQLSLRIAMEQLRRDISRAGFLGTPSSATETTCVAPGVGVQAVAFTNNTDIAQIPQGAAHGVQADRLILVGNYLTSDSYLSAGIAVAGDQIFFQSDWQGFRRSFHLTSAGNPFSAALFDDAFRDDRVLHIETLQGNHFFVTITGRNAASRSVSFSPNITVGSLCLGGFGIGATIAPLARIQYFVGNIGGNLNPITAAAATATGSQSVQLVRRELDFSGAAIANSERAVLEYVVDFNVDFVVDNAPPGAAPLLARLSDAAAEAALALTPERVRSAIVRLSTRTIHQDARFPWVTRAAGAPLTRYRANPSAPGASRVRTIETEIFLPNLMGS is encoded by the coding sequence ATGACCACGAAACGCGCCAACGGATTTTCTCTGTTAGAACTGATGGTTGCACTCACCCTCAGTGCAACGGTGATCAGCTCCGTTTATTTCATCAGCAGTTCGTCCGCAAAACATTTTCAAGAACAACAACGGATTGCCCAAACACAATTGTCATTACGGATCGCCATGGAACAACTCCGCAGGGACATTTCCCGGGCCGGATTTCTGGGCACCCCTAGTTCCGCGACCGAAACTACCTGCGTGGCGCCAGGCGTGGGCGTGCAGGCGGTGGCGTTTACCAACAATACGGACATCGCACAGATTCCTCAAGGCGCAGCCCACGGGGTTCAGGCCGATCGGCTCATCCTCGTGGGAAATTATCTGACCTCGGACAGCTATCTGTCCGCGGGAATCGCTGTCGCTGGGGATCAGATTTTTTTCCAATCCGACTGGCAGGGTTTTCGCCGGAGCTTTCATTTAACTTCGGCGGGAAATCCCTTTAGCGCCGCTCTATTTGACGACGCGTTTCGTGATGACCGCGTACTGCACATCGAAACGCTGCAAGGTAACCATTTCTTTGTAACCATCACGGGTCGGAACGCTGCATCGAGAAGCGTAAGTTTTTCACCCAACATTACCGTTGGCAGTTTGTGCTTGGGGGGCTTTGGCATAGGCGCCACCATTGCTCCATTGGCCCGCATTCAATATTTCGTCGGCAATATCGGTGGCAATTTGAATCCTATTACCGCGGCGGCGGCCACGGCTACCGGCAGTCAAAGTGTGCAACTCGTTCGTCGTGAGCTTGATTTCAGTGGGGCCGCAATCGCGAACAGCGAGCGGGCCGTCTTGGAGTATGTCGTCGATTTCAACGTCGATTTTGTGGTTGACAATGCTCCCCCGGGTGCAGCGCCGCTACTTGCACGCCTTAGTGACGCGGCAGCCGAAGCGGCATTGGCGCTAACCCCGGAACGCGTACGATCTGCTATCGTGCGACTGTCAACCAGGACCATTCACCAGGATGCTCGGTTTCCTTGGGTCACGCGAGCTGCTGGCGCTCCATTGACGCGCTATCGCGCCAACCCTTCTGCTCCAGGGGCATCCCGCGTTCGCACGATTGAAACCGAGATTTTTTTACCTAACTTGATGGGAAGCTGA
- a CDS encoding pilus assembly PilX N-terminal domain-containing protein, which translates to MHYKRPQSEDGAAMLIVMLILLMSTATATFAIQSTGLEIRSAGHERQAAQTHYVTEAGIESALLWVDDMQPSVVAHVLATSSPPDLSAQEPNLMAGKQGYRLVLGDFAALADGQDANGDAVRNPPIDTQSDHPSLGNVPYQPSFTVDINDNYTYSGAMPGYRVDGRSSMTYMIATYTVRGQTAIPQGGAPNAKISAMNATSVGRVFARSGPISK; encoded by the coding sequence ATGCATTACAAACGTCCACAATCCGAAGACGGCGCTGCAATGTTGATTGTCATGCTTATCTTGTTGATGAGCACCGCGACGGCAACTTTTGCCATTCAATCCACTGGTCTTGAAATCCGATCAGCAGGGCATGAGAGACAGGCCGCTCAGACGCATTATGTGACCGAGGCCGGCATTGAGTCGGCCTTATTGTGGGTGGACGATATGCAACCTTCGGTTGTCGCACATGTGCTCGCTACATCAAGTCCGCCGGATCTCAGCGCGCAGGAACCCAACTTGATGGCGGGTAAACAAGGCTATCGGCTCGTTCTTGGTGACTTCGCAGCCCTTGCCGACGGACAAGATGCCAATGGCGACGCCGTTCGCAATCCGCCCATTGATACCCAGAGTGACCACCCCTCCTTAGGCAACGTGCCCTACCAACCGTCGTTCACGGTGGATATCAACGACAACTATACGTATAGCGGCGCCATGCCCGGCTACCGTGTCGACGGAAGAAGCTCAATGACCTACATGATCGCAACCTATACGGTGCGCGGGCAAACCGCCATTCCACAAGGTGGCGCACCCAACGCGAAAATTTCGGCCATGAACGCAACGTCCGTGGGACGCGTATTTGCCAGATCGGGACCGATAAGCAAGTGA